One Bacillus amyloliquefaciens DSM 7 = ATCC 23350 DNA window includes the following coding sequences:
- a CDS encoding DinB family protein, whose protein sequence is MSIFNEARQQTWEELKGLSDEEFNQKPAADEWSIREVLDHLKKIDETAQTLLSKHAKDAPLKEIEEKPMEFIEDRTNKRPAPSHLEPEQNRISVIEAKQELDTARQQLTAVISSLNEEDFKRVLPHPVFQELTIRQWIDFIGHHEMRHINQIEEIKQKIEKV, encoded by the coding sequence ATGAGTATTTTTAATGAAGCCAGACAGCAGACCTGGGAAGAACTGAAAGGACTCTCTGATGAGGAATTCAACCAAAAGCCCGCAGCTGATGAGTGGAGCATCCGGGAAGTCCTTGACCATTTAAAGAAAATTGACGAAACAGCACAGACTCTTTTATCGAAGCATGCAAAAGACGCACCGTTAAAAGAAATTGAAGAAAAACCGATGGAGTTTATCGAGGACAGAACAAATAAACGGCCGGCTCCGTCACACCTCGAACCTGAGCAAAACCGAATATCAGTCATTGAAGCAAAACAAGAATTAGATACGGCAAGACAGCAGCTGACCGCCGTTATTTCATCATTAAACGAGGAAGACTTTAAACGTGTGCTTCCGCATCCCGTTTTTCAAGAACTGACGATCCGCCAGTGGATTGATTTTATCGGTCATCATGAAATGCGTCACATCAATCAAATAGAAGAAATCAAACAAAAAATCGAGAAGGTCTGA
- a CDS encoding flotillin family protein: MTMPIIIVIGIVFFLLIALIAVFITKYRTAGPDEALIVTGSYLGSKNVHIDEGGNRLKIVRGGGTFVLPVFQQAEPLSLLSSKLDVSTPEVYTEQGVPVMADGTAIIKIGGSIGEIATAAEQFLGKSKEDREQEAREVLEGHLRSILGSMTVEEIYKNREKFSQEVQRVASQDLAKMGLIIVSFTIKDVRDKNGYLESLGKPRIAQVKRDADIATAEADKETRIKRAAADKDAKKSELERATEIAEAEKINQLKMAEYRREQDTAKANADQAYDLETAKARQQVTEQEMQIKIIERQKQIELEEKEILRRERQYDSEVKKKADADRYSVEQAAAAAKAKQLAEADAEQYSIEAMAKAEAERVRIDGLAKAEAEKARGETEAEVIRLKGLAEAEAKEKIAEAFEKYGKAAILDMIVKMLPEYAKQVSAPLSNIDKITVVDTGGSGENGGANKVTGYATNLMAGLQESLKASSGIDVKELIENFSGKGNIKQSINELTKELRDSKEEHSPE, from the coding sequence ATGACTATGCCGATTATCATCGTCATCGGAATCGTATTCTTTTTACTTATCGCACTTATTGCTGTATTTATCACGAAGTACCGGACGGCGGGGCCGGACGAAGCCCTCATCGTGACCGGGAGTTATTTGGGAAGTAAGAATGTCCACATTGATGAAGGCGGAAATCGCCTGAAAATCGTCCGGGGCGGAGGAACGTTCGTGCTGCCGGTATTCCAGCAGGCAGAACCTCTCAGCTTACTGTCAAGCAAACTAGATGTCTCTACACCCGAGGTTTATACAGAACAAGGTGTGCCGGTAATGGCAGACGGCACCGCCATTATAAAAATCGGCGGCTCCATCGGTGAAATCGCAACAGCCGCTGAACAATTTTTAGGAAAATCTAAAGAAGACCGTGAACAGGAGGCGCGGGAGGTGCTTGAAGGCCATCTGCGTTCAATCCTCGGCTCTATGACTGTTGAAGAGATTTATAAAAACAGGGAAAAGTTTTCTCAGGAAGTCCAGCGGGTCGCGTCTCAGGATCTTGCTAAAATGGGGCTGATCATCGTTTCCTTTACGATTAAAGATGTCCGCGATAAAAACGGCTATCTTGAATCATTAGGTAAGCCGAGAATTGCCCAAGTCAAGCGGGATGCGGACATTGCCACGGCAGAAGCGGATAAAGAGACGAGAATCAAACGCGCGGCGGCTGATAAAGACGCAAAAAAATCAGAGCTGGAGCGGGCGACGGAAATAGCTGAAGCGGAGAAAATCAATCAGCTGAAAATGGCGGAATACAGAAGAGAGCAAGACACAGCAAAAGCCAATGCCGACCAGGCATATGACCTCGAAACTGCAAAAGCCCGCCAGCAGGTGACAGAGCAGGAAATGCAAATTAAAATTATTGAGCGGCAAAAGCAAATTGAGTTGGAAGAAAAAGAAATTCTGCGCCGTGAGCGCCAATATGACTCTGAAGTGAAGAAAAAGGCCGATGCTGACCGTTATTCGGTAGAACAAGCGGCCGCAGCCGCAAAAGCGAAGCAGCTCGCAGAAGCGGATGCCGAGCAATACAGTATCGAAGCGATGGCTAAAGCGGAAGCCGAACGCGTGAGAATTGACGGTCTTGCTAAAGCGGAGGCTGAAAAGGCGAGAGGGGAAACCGAAGCGGAAGTTATCCGCCTGAAAGGTCTCGCGGAAGCGGAAGCTAAAGAAAAAATCGCCGAAGCTTTCGAAAAATACGGAAAAGCCGCAATCCTTGATATGATTGTGAAGATGCTGCCTGAATATGCGAAGCAAGTCTCAGCTCCTCTTTCCAACATTGATAAAATTACCGTCGTTGATACAGGAGGAAGCGGTGAAAACGGCGGAGCAAATAAAGTCACAGGTTACGCAACCAATTTGATGGCCGGTCTTCAGGAAAGCCTGAAAGCATCTTCCGGAATCGATGTAAAAGAGCTTATTGAGAATTTTTCAGGCAAAGGAAACATTAAACAAAGCATAAATGAACTTACTAAAGAACTCAGAGATTCAAAAGAAGAACACAGTCCTGAATAA
- a CDS encoding MOSC domain-containing protein has translation MWKRITAKTEGVYIADTEQFVTKKMDKLRAEYGGFPGDLHFGLTKKAGAREPMYQRGTEIFNRRQISIVSMEECDDIAEAMGISHIFPEWLGANIAISGFSALTSLKEGNRIIFPSGASLLCEGENDPCIQPGEVIQSFYPDQPKLAAAFVRHAIGRRGIVCIVERPGDICTGDPVDIHSYEPKRVKKKIEKV, from the coding sequence GTGTGGAAGCGCATAACAGCAAAGACGGAAGGCGTATATATAGCGGATACGGAACAATTTGTTACCAAAAAGATGGACAAGCTTCGGGCGGAATACGGCGGGTTTCCCGGTGACCTGCATTTCGGACTGACGAAAAAAGCCGGCGCGCGTGAGCCCATGTATCAAAGAGGAACGGAAATTTTTAACCGGAGACAAATTTCAATCGTGTCCATGGAGGAATGTGATGACATTGCGGAGGCCATGGGGATTTCTCATATCTTTCCCGAATGGCTTGGCGCGAATATCGCAATCAGCGGTTTTTCTGCACTAACGTCGCTTAAAGAAGGAAACAGAATCATATTTCCAAGCGGTGCGTCTCTGTTGTGCGAGGGAGAAAATGACCCGTGCATTCAGCCCGGAGAAGTCATTCAATCCTTTTATCCGGATCAGCCAAAACTCGCTGCGGCGTTTGTAAGGCACGCGATAGGCAGAAGAGGGATTGTCTGTATTGTTGAACGGCCGGGGGACATATGCACGGGTGATCCGGTCGACATTCATTCTTATGAACCGAAACGCGTCAAGAAAAAAATCGAGAAGGTCTGA
- the thiT gene encoding energy-coupled thiamine transporter ThiT translates to MNHSAQLVRLIEIAIMTGAAVILDIVSGMFLRMPQGGSVSIMMIPIFLISFRWGVKAGLTTGLLTGIVQIAIGNLFLQHPVQLFLDYIAAFAVLGFSSLFASGVRESALAKKRGALTAYVIGGVFIGSVLRYAAHTVSGAVFFGSYAPKGTPVWIYSLVYNATYMIPSFILSAIVLILLFMTAPRLLESKRAN, encoded by the coding sequence ATGAATCATTCAGCACAGCTTGTGCGCTTAATTGAAATAGCGATTATGACTGGAGCCGCCGTCATTCTGGACATTGTGTCAGGTATGTTTCTTCGGATGCCTCAAGGCGGTTCAGTCTCTATTATGATGATTCCGATTTTTTTGATTTCATTCCGCTGGGGAGTGAAAGCCGGACTTACGACAGGCCTTTTAACAGGGATTGTCCAAATCGCCATTGGCAATTTATTTTTACAGCACCCGGTGCAGCTATTTCTCGATTATATCGCGGCGTTTGCGGTTCTCGGTTTCAGCAGCTTGTTTGCTTCCGGTGTCCGCGAATCGGCATTAGCTAAAAAAAGAGGCGCCTTAACTGCGTATGTTATAGGCGGCGTTTTTATCGGCAGTGTGCTGCGATATGCGGCACATACGGTTTCCGGAGCGGTCTTTTTCGGAAGCTATGCTCCGAAAGGCACGCCGGTCTGGATTTATTCGCTCGTCTACAACGCGACTTATATGATTCCTTCTTTTATCCTTTCGGCCATTGTCCTTATTTTATTATTCATGACGGCTCCGCGGCTTCTTGAATCCAAGCGGGCGAACTGA
- a CDS encoding NfeD family protein, producing the protein MDIFHLPLETIYLYTLIIAGSLTLLILFFQDVFHGLSEAIPVTFLNPTLILSFLTIFSASGYIGEIAAPLSSPVIALLSFALSVLLVSLLHFFVLVPLSSAEESLVYRETDLKGRVGRVITSVPKGGYGEVIIEGIGGAISKSAVSFDQEQIKYGTAVLVIDVKDGVLFVTPHEPI; encoded by the coding sequence ATGGACATATTTCATCTGCCGCTTGAAACGATCTATCTTTACACACTGATTATTGCGGGGAGCCTCACGCTTTTGATTCTGTTTTTTCAAGATGTTTTTCACGGCCTCTCGGAAGCCATTCCAGTTACATTTTTAAATCCAACATTGATATTGTCGTTTTTGACAATCTTTTCAGCCTCAGGTTACATCGGCGAAATCGCCGCTCCGCTTTCAAGTCCTGTCATTGCATTACTTTCATTTGCTCTTTCAGTTCTTTTGGTCAGCCTGCTTCACTTCTTCGTCCTTGTGCCGCTTTCATCAGCGGAAGAATCGCTCGTTTATCGGGAGACGGATTTAAAGGGCAGAGTCGGCAGGGTCATTACTTCCGTTCCGAAAGGCGGCTATGGAGAAGTGATAATAGAAGGAATCGGGGGCGCCATTTCTAAATCTGCGGTCAGCTTTGATCAAGAACAGATCAAGTACGGAACGGCCGTATTAGTCATTGACGTGAAAGACGGAGTGCTTTTTGTGACGCCGCATGAACCAATCTGA